CTGCTCGCCTACGAGGCCACGCGGGACGTGCGTACCGAAGCGGTCGACATCACGACCCCGGTCACCGCCACCACCGGCGTCAAGCTGTCCTACCCGCGACCGCTGGTCGTGCCGATCCTGCGCGCCGGGCTCGGCATGCTGGACGGCATGGTCCGGCTGCTGCCGACCGCCGAGGTGGGCTTCATGGGCATGGTGCGCGACGAGGAGACCCTCCAGGCCTCCACGTACGCCACGCGCATGCCGGAGGACCTCTCCGGGCGCCAGGTGTACGTCCTGGACCCGATGCTGGCCACCGGCGGCACGCTGGTCGCGGCGATCCAGGAGCTCATCAAGCGCGGCGCGGACGACGTGACCGCGGTGGTGCTGCTCGCCGCGCCCGAGGGTGTGGAGCTGATGGAGCGGGAGCTGGCGGGGACGCCGGTGACCGTGGTGACGGCCGCCGTCGACGACCACCTCAATGAGCACGGGTACATCGTGCCGGGGCTGGGTGACGCGGGAGACCGTCTCTACGGGGCGGCCGAGTAGCGGGCGGGAGCCCCTTTCGGGGCTCTGCTAGCAGCCCTTCTTCGAAGCCGAGGGCGTCGGCTTCGGGTTGGACAGGGCCGTCAGGGCCTTCTCGGCGTCCGGCTTCTTCGTGAGTTCCTTGAAGCGGTCACCGATGATCAGGTCGACGGTCGCACCCTTGCGAGTGGCGTCGGTGCGGCGTTCGGCCGTGGTCAGCTGGGTGGCCAGGACCGGCAGCGAGGTGTTCAGGGAGGCGGCCGGGCCGAGCAGCAGCCCGGTGCCCTTCACCTTCTTGTCGTAGTCCTTCGTCGCGTTGCCCACGTCGCCGATCTTGAACCCGCGCTTCTTCAGCTCGTCGGCCGTCTGCTTGGCGAGCCCGCTGCGGGTCGTGGCGTTGAGCACGTTGACGGTGATGCCGGCCGGCTTCGGCAGCGGCGCGGTCGCCTCGGGCGAGGGCGTCGCCCTGGTCCCGCAGTCGGACTTGGGGCCGGCCGCCGATGCCTCTCCGCCGCCGCCCGTGAAGACGTCGACGAGCTGGAGCGTGCCCCAGCCGGCGACGCCGAGCGCGGTGACGGAGACGACGGCGAGCACGACGAACCTGCCGCGCCGACGACGGCGCCGCAGCCGTGGGTACTTGTCCCCCTTGATGCGGTACTGGCCGCCCATGCCAGGGGGAGTCAGCATGCTCATGGGCGCAGCGTAGTGCGCCCGGGCGGCAATGCCTACTAGATGATCATTCGACGGCGCACGGACCTACCCGAAAGGGGCAACGGGGGACGCCCGGGCGTGTCAGCCCGGGGTCAGTCCAGTTCCAGGACTCTCGCGTGCAGCACCTGGCGCTGCTGGAGCGCCGCGCGCACCGCGCGGTGCAGGCCGTCCTCCAGATACAGGTCGCCCTGCCACTTCACGACGTGCGCGAAGAGGTCGCCGTAGAACGTCGAGTCCTCGGCCAGCAGGGTTTCCAGATCGAGCTGACCCTTGGTCGTCACGAGCTGATCGAGGCGGACCGGGCGCGGCGCGACGTCCGCCCACTGCCGGGTGCTTTCCCGGCCGTGGTCGGGGTACGGCCGGCCGTTTCCGATGCGCTTGAAGATCACACGGAAAGCCTACCGGTCAAGACGTTCCGGGCGCAGCCATGGCGCCGTAGTGCGACGCTGGAAAAGATGTGGCAAACCGGGATGAAACGGCAAAGGTCGCGGGAATGACGGCCGGATCGGAAGCCGGAACGGGCCCGTACGGAAGCCGAGGTGGCGACCGGGGCGGGTCGAACACAGTGCCGGATCGCGGCCGGACGTCGTGCCGGACCGGAGCCGGCCGCCCGTCCGAGGGCGGGGAGCGCGCGGAGGGCTGACATGAGCGACCGCAAGAGCACGCCCAAGGCCGGGACGGGGGCCGGGACCGCGCCGCGGGCCGCCGCTCCCGAGGTGTCGGCACGTGCCGCCGCCCTGCCGCGGGAGGCCCTGGAGATCGCCGCCGGCTACGCCTTCACCGGGCCCGCCCTGCACCTGGGTGCCCTGCTCTGGGAGGGCGGCTGTCTGCCCGACGCGCAGGTCCGGGTGCCGTTGCCCATGCTCAACCGGCACGGCCTGGTCGCGGGCGCCACCGGCACCGGCAAGACCAAGACGCTCCAGCTGATCGCCGAGCAGCTGTCGGCGCAGGGTGTGCCGGTGTTCCTGGCGGACGTGAAGGGCGATCTCTCCGGGGTCGCGGCGCCGGGGCAGCCGGGCGACAAGGTCGGCGCGCGGGCCGCCGAGGTCCAGCAGCGGTGGGCGGCGAAGGGGTGTCCCGCCGAGTTCTACGCCCTGGGCGGCATCGGCCGCGGCATCCCCGTGCGGGCCACGATCACCAGTTTCGGTCCGGTGCTGCTCTCCAAGGTCCTGCGGCTGAACCCGACCCAGGAGCAGTCCCTCGGGCTGATCTTCCACTACGCCGACACCAAGGGCCTTGATCTGGTCGACCTCAAGGACCTCAGGGCCGTCGTCGCCTTCCTGACCTCGGACGAGGGCAAGGGCGAGCTGAAGGGCATCGGAGGGCTGTCGACCGCCACCGCCGGGGTGATCCTGCGCTCCCTCACCGCCTTCGAGGCGCAGGGCATGGCCGACTTCTTCGGGGAGCCGGAGTTCGACACGGGCGAGCTCCTGCGGATCGCGCAGGACGGGCGGGGCGTGGTGTCGGTGCTCGAACTGGCCGCCGTGCAGGACAGGCCGCAGCTGTTCTCGACGTTCCTGATGTGGCTGCTGGCCGACCTCTTCCACGATCTGCCCGAGGTCGGGGACGCCGACCGGCCGAAGCTGGTGTTCTTCTTCGACGAGGCGCATCTGCTGTTCGACGACGCGTCCGAGGCGTTCCTGGACGCGATCACGCGGACCGTGCGGCTGATTCGCTCGAAAGGGGTCGGCGTCTTCTTCGTGACGCAGACGCCGAAGGACGTGCCCGCCGACGTGCTCGGCCAGCTCGGCAACCGGATCCAGCACGCGCTGCGCGCCTTCACGCCGGACGATCAGAAGGCGCTGAAGGCCACGGTCAAGACGTTCCCCAACTCGTCGTACGACCTGGAGGAACTCCTGACCGGCCTCGGCACCGGCGAGGCCGTGGTGACGGTCCTCAGCGAGAAGGGCGCCCCGACACCGGTCGCCGCGACCCGGCTGCGGGCCCCGGAGTCGCTCATGGGTCCGCTGGACGCAGCCGAGCTGGAGCGGGCGGTGACGTCGTCCGCGCTGTACGGGCGGTATGCACAGGCTGTGGACAGAGAGTCGGCGTACGAGAGGCTCCAGGCCTCGCGCGGGGGCAAGGGGCCCGACGAGATCCGTGGGGGCAAGGGCCCGGACGAGATCCGCGAGGCGGTCGGCGGGGCCGGTGAGCACAGGGCCCGGCAGCAGAAGGAGCAGCCCTCCGTCGTCGAGCAGGTCGTCGGGAGCGGCATGTTCAAGTCCCTGGCTCGGTCGGTCGGCACGCAGATCGGGCGGGAGATCACCCGATCGGTCTTCGGCACGGCCCGCCGCAGGCGGTAGATCCGGGCGGGTCCGGCCGGTCGAAGTGCGGCGCGGCGGAGGCGGTGACCCGGAGAAGTCCGCCTCCGCCGCGGCCGCGTCAGCCGCGCTCCCGGTCCTTCCGGGGGAGCTGCGGCTTGTCCTTCTTCGCCGACGGTTTCGGCGTGTTGCGTGCGGCTTCGGCGCGCAGCAGGGCGCGCAGGACCGCGTAGTGGTCGGTGGGCATGACTGTGCTCCTCGCGTCGTACCGATTGACCTCTTCGCGAGGTCTGTCAGCAGCGCAGGACCACGGTGCGCAGGACGTGCGGGACGTACGGCGGCCGGGGCGGCGCGCAGCGCCGGGCGCTCGCCGGGGTGCCGGTGGCCGGCCCCGGGGGCGGACCCGGTCGCTGCCGTACGGAGGTGCGCCGCTCGGCGCGGGCCACGGGCCGCAGGGCCGTGTCGAGGACGTCCTGCTCGGCGATCTCGGCGGCAGCCGCCACCGGGGGCAGGGCGTGCGCCTGCGCGTGTGCGCCCGGTACCAGGAGCGCGAGCAGCAGCACGAGGACCCGCAGCCAGGTGCGGCTGCGCGAGCGGCATCGTGCGGTACTCACGGAAGGTCATCTCCCCCGGGGCCGTACGGCGTTCATCCCGTTCGGCGGGAGAACCGCCCGCACGGCGTACGGGGCAGGGGTGGGGATCACTGTGCGTGTCACAGTTCGCGCGGCACCCGGCCGGCCATTTTCCGCAGCCGCAGCGCGGTGACCAGCTCGACCAGGCCGACCGTCACCAGCCAGCATCCGCCCAGCACCATCAGCACCGTGACGGACTCGACCGGCGAGACGATCAGCACGACGCCGGCGAGGAAGGTGGCGACGCCGAGGAGGATCTGCCAGCCGCGGGCCGGCACCGAGCTGTCGGACGCGGCGGCCAGGGCCTGGGTGACGCCGCGGAAGAGCCAGCCGATCCCGATCCACAGCGCCAGCAGCAGGATCGACTGCATCGCGCCCCGGAAGCAGAACAGGCCGAGCAGGACCGACACCGTGCCGCTGACGAAGGCCAGCACGCGCAGCGAGGTCGTGCGGTGGGTGCCGAAGGCGGCGACCAGTTGGAAGACGCCGCTGATCAGGAGGTAGAGGCCGAAGAGGATCCCGGCGACCCGCAGCGAGGCGTCCGGCCACACCAGGACGAAGACGCCCAGGACCAGGGAGGCGACGCCGGTGACCAGGACGACCTGCCAGGCGGCGCGGGACAGGGCGTGCAGCGGGCCTTCGAAGGGCGGCTCGGGCTCGTGCGGGGCAACGGGGCCCGGAGGTCCGGCCGGATGGCCGGCGTGGACCCGGCGGTCGTCGTAGTCCCGGCCCCAAGGGGAGCCGCCCGGCGCCTCGGTCATGCTCCATGCTGAGAACGAGACACCACGGCCCGCCATTCGGGACGGGCCAGTCGGCTGATGCAGGTGCCCGCTCGTGCCGGGACGCCGCCGGGAACGCGGCCGCACCGCTCGGGGCGGCCGATCGGTTAATGCCGGCGCGCGCCCGTGCGGGGGTCGCCGCTGGGGATGGGCCCGCAGCGCTCGGGGCGGGCCGGCCGGCTGACGCCGACGCCCACCCGCGCGGGGGTCGCCGCTGGGCACGGAGCCGCGGCGCCCGCCATCAGGGGCTCGGCCGGTCGGCCGGCGCCGGTACCCGCCCCCGTGGGGACGCTACTTGCGGGCTGTCTTCGCCGCCTTGGCCGCCGCCTTCATCTCCTGTTTGTGTGCGCGCACCTTGGTCAGTGACTCGGGGCCGGTGATGTCGGCGACGGAGCGGAAGGACTCCGACTCGCCGTAGGCGCCCGCGGCCTCCTGCCAGCCCTTGGGGTGGACGCCCAGCTGCTTGCCCAGCAACGCCAGGAAGATCTGGGCCTTCTGCTTGCCGAACCCGGGCAGGTCCTCCAGCCGGCGCAGCAGCTCGCGCCCGTCGTCGACGCCCTTCCAGACGAGCTCGGCGTCGCCGTCGTAGCGCTCGACGAGGTACTGGCACAGCTGCTGGATCCGCTTGGCCATGGAGCCCGGGTAGCGGTGCACGGCCGGCTTCTCGGACAGCAGGGCCACGAAGGCGTCCGGGTCCTGGGCGGCGATGTCGTGCGCGTCCAGGTCGTCGGCGCCGAGCCGGTCCGCGATCGTGCGGGGCCCCTTGAACGCCCACTCCATCGGAACCTGCTGGTCCAGCAGCATGCCGACGAGCGCGGCGAGCGCGCTGCGGCCGAGGAGTTCGTCGGCCTCGGGGTCCTGGGCGAGATGCAGGGTGACGTCCATGCCCCCGATGATGCCGCGCGCGCCGCCCGGACGCGCGCGGGGATGCCGGTCCGGCACGGGCGCATCAAGGGGGGTGCGCCCGTGCCGG
The DNA window shown above is from Streptomyces chartreusis and carries:
- the upp gene encoding uracil phosphoribosyltransferase; protein product: MRLHVVDHPLVAHKLTTLRDQRTDSATFRRLADELVTLLAYEATRDVRTEAVDITTPVTATTGVKLSYPRPLVVPILRAGLGMLDGMVRLLPTAEVGFMGMVRDEETLQASTYATRMPEDLSGRQVYVLDPMLATGGTLVAAIQELIKRGADDVTAVVLLAAPEGVELMERELAGTPVTVVTAAVDDHLNEHGYIVPGLGDAGDRLYGAAE
- a CDS encoding LytR C-terminal domain-containing protein, with the protein product MGGQYRIKGDKYPRLRRRRRRGRFVVLAVVSVTALGVAGWGTLQLVDVFTGGGGEASAAGPKSDCGTRATPSPEATAPLPKPAGITVNVLNATTRSGLAKQTADELKKRGFKIGDVGNATKDYDKKVKGTGLLLGPAASLNTSLPVLATQLTTAERRTDATRKGATVDLIIGDRFKELTKKPDAEKALTALSNPKPTPSASKKGC
- a CDS encoding type II toxin-antitoxin system VapB family antitoxin, whose protein sequence is MIFKRIGNGRPYPDHGRESTRQWADVAPRPVRLDQLVTTKGQLDLETLLAEDSTFYGDLFAHVVKWQGDLYLEDGLHRAVRAALQQRQVLHARVLELD
- a CDS encoding helicase HerA-like domain-containing protein, encoding MSDRKSTPKAGTGAGTAPRAAAPEVSARAAALPREALEIAAGYAFTGPALHLGALLWEGGCLPDAQVRVPLPMLNRHGLVAGATGTGKTKTLQLIAEQLSAQGVPVFLADVKGDLSGVAAPGQPGDKVGARAAEVQQRWAAKGCPAEFYALGGIGRGIPVRATITSFGPVLLSKVLRLNPTQEQSLGLIFHYADTKGLDLVDLKDLRAVVAFLTSDEGKGELKGIGGLSTATAGVILRSLTAFEAQGMADFFGEPEFDTGELLRIAQDGRGVVSVLELAAVQDRPQLFSTFLMWLLADLFHDLPEVGDADRPKLVFFFDEAHLLFDDASEAFLDAITRTVRLIRSKGVGVFFVTQTPKDVPADVLGQLGNRIQHALRAFTPDDQKALKATVKTFPNSSYDLEELLTGLGTGEAVVTVLSEKGAPTPVAATRLRAPESLMGPLDAAELERAVTSSALYGRYAQAVDRESAYERLQASRGGKGPDEIRGGKGPDEIREAVGGAGEHRARQQKEQPSVVEQVVGSGMFKSLARSVGTQIGREITRSVFGTARRRR
- a CDS encoding HdeD family acid-resistance protein, which encodes MTEAPGGSPWGRDYDDRRVHAGHPAGPPGPVAPHEPEPPFEGPLHALSRAAWQVVLVTGVASLVLGVFVLVWPDASLRVAGILFGLYLLISGVFQLVAAFGTHRTTSLRVLAFVSGTVSVLLGLFCFRGAMQSILLLALWIGIGWLFRGVTQALAAASDSSVPARGWQILLGVATFLAGVVLIVSPVESVTVLMVLGGCWLVTVGLVELVTALRLRKMAGRVPREL
- a CDS encoding HhH-GPD-type base excision DNA repair protein, which codes for MDVTLHLAQDPEADELLGRSALAALVGMLLDQQVPMEWAFKGPRTIADRLGADDLDAHDIAAQDPDAFVALLSEKPAVHRYPGSMAKRIQQLCQYLVERYDGDAELVWKGVDDGRELLRRLEDLPGFGKQKAQIFLALLGKQLGVHPKGWQEAAGAYGESESFRSVADITGPESLTKVRAHKQEMKAAAKAAKTARK